A genomic stretch from Styela clava chromosome 5, kaStyClav1.hap1.2, whole genome shotgun sequence includes:
- the LOC144423039 gene encoding uncharacterized protein LOC144423039 isoform X1: protein MLGWKFQSFILICFMWGLTYALLCPDQSSYEKVDAIRLSKMDATWYDVFDVPYLERAIDCWDWHTIRPAENGFTVNMTLHVAEKPLEKHLDILIHYIHNLDGTYFLNPELKNAHSSTMKQSVLHKSTERTISGIEEQIEALYSAKFFFLTDYENYFIVALCGPAGLVSIVKNRRAYPTAMDVMNIWNALSEQGEIPKLQIEFKHICVSRHYTTKGL, encoded by the exons ATGTTAGGATGGAAATTTCAGTCGTTCATCTTAATTTGCTTTATGTGGGGATTAACTTATGCGCTACTCTGCCCAGATCAGTCTTCATATGAAAAAGTCGACGCGATACGA CTGAGCAAGATGGATGCAACGTGGTATGATGTATTCGACGTCCCATACCTCGAACGTGCAATTGACTGCTGGGACTGGCACACCATACGACCAGCTGAAAACGGATTTACGGTAAACATGACTCTGCACGTAGCTGA AAAACCTTTAGAGAAACATTTGGACATATTGATTCATTATATTCACAATCTTGATGGAACGTATTTCCTCAATCCAGAACTTA AAAATGCACACTCTTCCACTATGAAACAATCAGTCCTTCACAAATCTACAGAGCGAACAATATCTGGAATAGAAGAAC AGATCGAAGCGTTGTACTCTGCAAAGTTTTTCTTCTTgactgattatgaaaattatttcatcGTGGCACTGTGCGGGCCTGCAG GATTGGTTTCTATTGTGAAAAACAGAAGAGCATATCCGACTGCAATGGATGTTATGAATATCTGGAACGCTCTCAGTGAACAAGGGGAAATTCCAAAACTACAAAttgaattcaaacatatttgtGTTTCGAGACATTATACCACGAAAGGCCtgtaa
- the LOC120344021 gene encoding uncharacterized protein LOC120344021 — MDLKYRILTSEDVEAVRKLLEKYYTNKFPLTKYLGIKNEDLRDTYYSRIESFLKQGNSFGAFDELDQIVAVFVNVKPDENEKNTFENTLKSHEKIDAINRMMIYLGQDDLPDILGTTEYWEMKMSVAHPKYRSLGVTNELFWKTFEHAKRNKIKKLVGFQAYENVPPHFKAIRRMDLREYRDSVTGQKLFSGLKPPNHVLILSKCDVDDETIMRLNSHL; from the exons atGGATCTCAAATATAGAATTCTAACATCAGAAGACGTTGAAGCTGTTCGCAAACTTCTGGAGAAATATTATACCAACAAATTTCCTCTCACGAAATACCTTGGGATAAAAAATGAAGATCTACGAGATACGTATTACTCGCGTATAGAG TCATTCTTGAAACAAGGAAACTCATTTGGGGCATTCGATGAATTAGACCAAATAGTTGCAGTTTTCGTAAATGTGAAACCAGACGAAAACGAGAAAAAtacatttgaaaatacattGAAATCACACGAAAAAATAGATGCAATTAACAGG atgaTGATATATCTCGGCCAAGATGATCTTCCTGATATTCTTGGAACAACCGAATACTGGGAAATGAAAATGTCAGTAGCTCATCCAAAATATCGCAGCTTGGGTGTGACAAATGAATTATTTTGGAA AACCTTCGAGCATGCCAAAcgcaataaaatcaaaaaacttGTCGGTTTTCAAGCGTACGAAAACGTTCCTCCTCATTTTAAAGCTATAAGACGAATGGATTTAAGAGAATACAGAGACTCTGTGACCGGACAAAAGTTATTTTCGGGATTGAAACCACCAAATCATGTTCTTATTCTTTCTAAATGTGATGTAGATGATGAAACTATTATGAGGTTAAACAGTCATCTTTAG
- the LOC144423039 gene encoding uncharacterized protein LOC144423039 isoform X2, translating into MQRGMMYSTSHTSNVQLTAGTGTPYDQLKTDLRKPLEKHLDILIHYIHNLDGTYFLNPELKNAHSSTMKQSVLHKSTERTISGIEEQIEALYSAKFFFLTDYENYFIVALCGPAGLVSIVKNRRAYPTAMDVMNIWNALSEQGEIPKLQIEFKHICVSRHYTTKGL; encoded by the exons ATGCAACGTGGTATGATGTATTCGACGTCCCATACCTCGAACGTGCAATTGACTGCTGGGACTGGCACACCATACGACCAGCTGAAAACGGATTTACG AAAACCTTTAGAGAAACATTTGGACATATTGATTCATTATATTCACAATCTTGATGGAACGTATTTCCTCAATCCAGAACTTA AAAATGCACACTCTTCCACTATGAAACAATCAGTCCTTCACAAATCTACAGAGCGAACAATATCTGGAATAGAAGAAC AGATCGAAGCGTTGTACTCTGCAAAGTTTTTCTTCTTgactgattatgaaaattatttcatcGTGGCACTGTGCGGGCCTGCAG GATTGGTTTCTATTGTGAAAAACAGAAGAGCATATCCGACTGCAATGGATGTTATGAATATCTGGAACGCTCTCAGTGAACAAGGGGAAATTCCAAAACTACAAAttgaattcaaacatatttgtGTTTCGAGACATTATACCACGAAAGGCCtgtaa
- the LOC120344020 gene encoding uncharacterized protein LOC120344020, which produces MTLIFDLRIYLFIHLFLSMSDISCGLLCPYQPLYEKLDVDRLSKLNATWYDVFDIPYMQMAIDCWDWHTIRPAEGGFSANVTMHVAEKPLEDHLYVFVHFIENRDGTYSLNQEHKKAYATNTKQAVSHKATQQTLEGLDNLNEAIFSSKFFFLTDYENYFIASFCGPDGLGNIVKNRNAHPTAGDILNIWNALSEQGEIPKLDVEFKKICVSRHYTANHGL; this is translated from the exons ATGACGCTAATCTTCGATTTacgaatatatttattcattcatttatttctgTCGATGTCGGACATATCTTGTGGTCTATTATGTCCATACCAACCATTATACGAAAAACTAGACGTCGACCGG TTGAGCAAGTTGAATGCAACCTGGTACGATGTATTTGATATACCATACATGCAAATGGCGATCGATTGCTGGGACTGGCATACTATACGACCAGCGGAAGGTGGATTTTCGGCAAATGTAACAATGCACGTGGCTGA AAAACCTCTAGAAGATCATCTGTATGTGTTCGTTCACTTCATTGAAAATCGTGATGGAACATACAGCTTGAACCAAGAACATA aaAAAGCTTACGCTACCAACACTAAACAAGCAGTTTCGCATAAAGCTACCCAGCAAACACTTGAGGGTCTCGATAATC TGAATGAAGCTATTTTCTCTTCGAAATTTTTCTTCTTGACTGATTATGAGAACTATTTCATTGCATCATTTTGTGGACCCGACG GTCTTGGTAATATCGTTAAAAACAGAAATGCACATCCAACTGCaggagacattttgaatatctgGAACGCTTTGAGTGAACAGGGCGAAATTCCAAAGCTAGATGTGGAATTCAAGAAGATTTGTGTTTCTAGACATTATACTGCAAATCATGGCTTGTAG
- the LOC120343997 gene encoding sialate:O-sulfotransferase 1-like produces the protein MSIKYGRIVIFVLLIFGIYIVKKHEENENLKRRMDEYQNQLYQTQLIGCFEEVTHAFETVLELETRDLMTSMPVCYKRNFTHLIVKRENQCICCKDMIWNKKFQQISCGNKSHQRLYIIPTSTNFTGHPKPSFFLRQDNFKVTGSFWESTNLNDFDCFIECGKRNFFWAAVTDETQCICHNNRQSNNVIDYGSDALKTQFQKTVTQTTPGYSTIYRTLHINEECYFEKTYASNKHVPYVGILSFPGSGNTWFRHLLEMATGIYTGSVYDEAELFSYGFYGEILEMTSNDILGVKDHVIHKRNKKMYNKQILIIRNPYDAFMAEFNRKASGHVGHRNSSDFQTSEWTKFVMVKADQWKNMHLHILKTNKPTFILTYEDLIQSKKKSMELILSFLGSDIAKETKRLLCIENDRGGFFRRYKNLTYTYFTNVMIWHINACIIEVKIALLIKGYHTLPPYERPLSDTHGGYSMNTSPKVKKLMIVRPFL, from the exons ATGAGTATAAAGTATGGGAGAATCGtaatttttgttctattaattTTTGG GATTTATATAGTAAAGAAACatgaagaaaatgaaaatcTAAAACGACGCATGGACGAATACCAAAACCAGTTATATCAAA CTCAACTTATCGGGTGCTTTGAGGAAGTCACTCATGCATTCGAAACTGTTCTTGAACTGGAAACACGTGACTTAATGACAAGTATGCCTGTTTGTTACAAAAG GAACTTCACTCATCTAATTGTTaaaagagaaaaccaatgtaTTTGCTGTAAAGATATGATTTGGAATAAGAAGTTTCAACAAATCAGTTGCGGTAATAAATCTCACCAGAGACTTTACATCATACCGACAAGTACAAATTTCACAG GTCACCCCAAACCAAGTTTTTTCCTGAGGCAAGACAATTTCAAGGTCACCGGGTCATTTTGGGAATCGACAAATCTGAAcgattttgactgttttattgAATGTGGAAaacgaaattttttttgggCTGCTGTCACTGATGAAACACAATGCATTTGTCATAATAATAGACAAAG CAATAACGTTATTGATTATGGATCGGATGCTCTGAAGACACAATTTCAAAAGACCGTTACACAAACTACACCTGGGTACAGTACGATTTACAGAACACTACACATCAACGAAGAATgctattttgaaaaaacttatgCTTCTAATAAACATGTTCCATACGTTGGAATATTAAGCTTTCCTGGTTCTGGTAATACTTGGTTTCGGCATCTTCTTGAGATGGCAACTGGGATATATACTGGAAGCGTATATGATGAAGCGGAATTGTTTTCATATG GATTTTACGGAGAAATTTTAGAAATGACAAGTAACGACATCCTCGGTGTGAAAGATCACGTGATTCACAAAAGGAATAAAAAGATGTACAACAAGCAGATTTTGATCATTAGAAATCCATACGATGCGTTTATGGCAGAATTCAACAGAAAAGCATCTGGGCATGTTGGACACAGAAATAGCAGCGACTTTCAAACGTCAG aatGGACAAAGTTTGTGATGGTTAAAGCAGATCAATGGAAAAACATGCATTTGCACATACTAAAGACAAATAAGCCAACTTTTATTTTAACATACGAGGACCTTATTCAAAGCAAGAAAAAATCAATGGAATTAATTCTGTCTTTTCTAGGTTCAGACATCGCTAAAGAGACAAAGCGATTATTGTGCATTGAAAATGACCGAGGAGGATTTTTTCGTCGGTACAAAAACTTGACGTATACATACTTCACGAATGTTATGATCTGGCACATTAACGCCTGTATAATTGAAGTAAAAATAGCACTGCTTATCAAAGGATATCATACTTTACCGCCATATGAAAGACCATTGTCAGATACCCACGGTGGGTATTCAATGAATACTTCACCAAAAGTAAAGAAATTGATGATAGTAAGGCCATTTCTATGA